A stretch of Mesorhizobium sp. M2A.F.Ca.ET.046.03.2.1 DNA encodes these proteins:
- a CDS encoding isovaleryl-CoA dehydrogenase, with protein MYTNTLSFGLDPDIEALRDTVRRFAQDRIAPIAAEIDRSNEFPAHLWGELGALGLLGITADPDFGGTGMNYLAHVVAMEEISRASASVGLSYGAHSNLCVNQINRWATPAQKEKYLPALCSGETVGALAMSEPGAGSDVVSLRLRAEKRNDRYVLNGSKMWITNGPDAGTMVVYAKTDPERHSRGITAFIVEKTFAGFSVAQKLDKLGMRGSNTGELVFENVEVPFENVLHEEGRGVEVLMSGLDYERAVLSGGPIGLMAACLDVAVPYVHERKQFGQPIGTFQLVQGKLADMYTTMNAARAYVYAVAAACDRGETTRKDAAGCLLFAAEKATQMALDAIQLLGGNGYINDYPTGRLLRDAKLYEIGAGTSEIRRWLIGREIMAEGA; from the coding sequence ATGTACACGAACACGCTCAGCTTCGGACTTGATCCCGACATCGAGGCGTTGCGCGACACTGTACGGCGCTTCGCTCAGGACAGGATCGCGCCGATCGCGGCGGAGATCGACCGCTCCAACGAGTTTCCCGCGCATCTGTGGGGCGAGCTCGGCGCGCTCGGCCTGCTCGGCATCACCGCCGATCCTGATTTCGGCGGAACCGGCATGAACTATCTCGCGCATGTCGTGGCCATGGAGGAGATTTCGCGCGCATCGGCTTCTGTCGGCCTCTCCTACGGCGCGCATTCCAACCTTTGCGTCAACCAGATCAATCGCTGGGCCACGCCGGCGCAGAAGGAGAAATACCTGCCTGCCCTCTGCTCGGGCGAAACCGTCGGCGCGCTGGCGATGTCGGAACCGGGCGCTGGCTCCGACGTGGTGTCGCTCAGGCTGCGCGCCGAAAAGCGCAATGACCGCTATGTGCTCAACGGCTCGAAAATGTGGATAACCAACGGCCCCGACGCCGGAACGATGGTGGTCTACGCCAAGACCGATCCGGAGCGCCATTCGCGCGGCATCACCGCTTTCATCGTCGAAAAGACTTTTGCCGGCTTTTCGGTGGCGCAGAAGCTCGACAAGCTCGGCATGCGCGGCTCCAACACCGGCGAGCTCGTCTTCGAAAATGTCGAGGTGCCGTTCGAGAATGTGCTGCATGAGGAAGGGCGCGGCGTCGAGGTGCTGATGTCGGGGCTCGACTATGAGCGGGCAGTGCTTTCCGGAGGCCCCATCGGGCTGATGGCGGCCTGCCTCGACGTCGCCGTACCTTACGTGCATGAGCGCAAGCAGTTCGGCCAGCCGATCGGCACGTTCCAACTGGTGCAGGGCAAGCTCGCCGACATGTACACGACGATGAATGCCGCGCGGGCTTACGTCTATGCGGTGGCGGCCGCCTGCGATCGCGGCGAGACCACGCGCAAGGACGCCGCCGGCTGCCTGCTCTTCGCGGCCGAGAAGGCGACGCAGATGGCACTCGACGCGATCCAGCTGCTCGGCGGCAACGGCTATATCAACGATTACCCGACGGGACGGCTGCTGCGCGATGCCAAGCTCTACGAGATCGGCGCCGGCACCAGCGAGATCCGCCGCTGGCTGATCGGCCGCGAGATCATGGCGGAGGGGGCGTGA
- a CDS encoding O-acetyl-ADP-ribose deacetylase, which yields MGALGDRIRIHTGDITRLVVDAIVNAANSSSLGGGGVDGAIHRAAGPELVAECRTLNGCKTGDAKLTRGYRLPARFIIHTVGPVWQGGGEGEASLLASCYRRSLEIALGHDCRTVAFPAISTGIYRFPKEEATGIAVDTVSNFLRQNAVPDAVTFCCFDEQTAEIYRRAAAAVGRSGP from the coding sequence ATGGGTGCTCTCGGCGACAGGATCCGCATCCACACCGGCGACATCACCCGACTCGTGGTGGATGCCATCGTGAACGCAGCGAATTCCTCATCGCTCGGCGGTGGCGGCGTCGACGGCGCCATCCACCGCGCGGCCGGGCCGGAGCTGGTTGCCGAGTGCCGGACGCTCAACGGCTGCAAGACCGGCGACGCCAAGCTGACCAGGGGCTACCGCCTGCCGGCGCGTTTCATCATCCATACGGTCGGTCCGGTCTGGCAGGGCGGCGGCGAGGGCGAGGCGAGCCTGCTTGCCTCGTGCTATCGGCGCTCGCTCGAAATCGCACTCGGCCATGATTGCCGGACGGTGGCGTTTCCGGCGATCTCGACCGGTATTTACCGCTTTCCGAAGGAGGAAGCGACTGGGATTGCCGTCGACACAGTCAGTAACTTTCTGCGGCAGAATGCAGTGCCGGATGCAGTTACCTTCTGCTGTTTCGATGAGCAGACGGCGGAGATCTACCGGCGGGCCGCCGCTGCCGTTGGAAGGAGCGGACCTTGA
- a CDS encoding carboxyl transferase domain-containing protein: MATLQTQISPSSDIFRANAERMRALVDDISEKAAGVERGGSDEARERHVSRGKLLPRERLAQLLDTGSPFLEVGQFAAWSMYGEDIPSAGIITGIGRVEGREVMVVVNDATVKGGTYYPLTVKKHLRAQEIALQNNLPCVYLVDSGGANLPNQDEVFPDREHFGRIFYNQANMSAAGIPQIACVMGSCTAGGAYVPAMSDETIMVRNQATIFLGGPPLVKAATGEDVSAEELGGADVHTRLSGVADHYAMDDEHALAICRRIIRNLNRNKALSLNLQKPIQPLYDPQELYGIVPTDLRQPYDVREVIARLVDGSEFDEFKQNYGTTLVTGFAHLHGMPVGILGNNGVLFSESALKGAHFIELCCQRGIPLVFLQNITGFMVGRKYEAGGIAKDGAKLVMAVATAKVPKLTVIIGGSFGAGNYGMCGRAYSPRFLWMWPNARISVMGGEQAATVLAMVKREGIERKGGEWSAEEEAKFRKPILMKYEHEGHPLYSSARLWDDGIIDPARTRDVLALSLSAALNAGIEDTKFGVFRM; this comes from the coding sequence TTGGCCACCCTGCAAACCCAGATCTCCCCCTCCTCCGACATTTTCCGCGCCAATGCCGAACGCATGCGGGCGCTGGTCGACGACATTTCCGAGAAGGCGGCAGGCGTCGAGCGCGGCGGCTCCGACGAGGCGCGCGAACGCCATGTCTCACGCGGCAAGCTTCTGCCGCGCGAGCGGCTGGCACAGCTGCTCGACACCGGCTCGCCCTTCCTCGAGGTCGGCCAGTTCGCGGCCTGGTCGATGTATGGCGAGGACATTCCGTCGGCCGGCATCATCACCGGCATCGGCCGGGTCGAGGGCCGGGAGGTGATGGTCGTCGTCAACGACGCGACGGTGAAGGGCGGCACCTATTATCCGCTGACGGTGAAGAAGCATTTGCGCGCGCAGGAGATCGCGCTGCAGAACAACCTCCCATGCGTCTATCTGGTCGACAGCGGCGGCGCCAATCTGCCGAACCAGGATGAAGTCTTCCCCGACCGCGAGCATTTCGGCCGCATCTTCTACAACCAGGCCAACATGTCGGCGGCGGGCATCCCGCAGATCGCCTGCGTGATGGGCTCCTGCACGGCGGGTGGCGCCTACGTGCCGGCGATGTCGGACGAGACGATCATGGTGCGCAACCAGGCGACCATCTTCCTTGGCGGCCCGCCGCTGGTGAAGGCGGCGACGGGGGAGGATGTCAGCGCCGAGGAGCTCGGCGGCGCGGACGTCCATACCAGGCTTTCCGGTGTCGCCGACCACTACGCCATGGACGACGAGCACGCCCTGGCCATTTGCCGGCGCATCATCCGGAATCTGAATCGGAACAAGGCCCTGAGCCTGAATCTGCAGAAGCCGATCCAACCGCTTTACGATCCGCAGGAACTCTACGGCATCGTGCCGACGGATCTGCGCCAGCCCTATGACGTGCGCGAGGTGATCGCGCGCCTTGTCGACGGTTCGGAGTTCGACGAGTTCAAGCAGAATTACGGCACGACCTTGGTCACCGGCTTCGCGCATCTGCACGGCATGCCGGTCGGCATCCTCGGCAACAACGGCGTGCTGTTTTCCGAAAGCGCGCTCAAGGGCGCGCATTTCATCGAGCTCTGCTGCCAGCGCGGCATTCCGCTGGTCTTCCTGCAGAACATCACCGGCTTCATGGTGGGGCGAAAATACGAGGCCGGCGGCATCGCCAAGGACGGCGCCAAGCTGGTCATGGCCGTCGCCACCGCCAAGGTGCCGAAGCTCACCGTCATCATCGGCGGCTCGTTCGGCGCCGGCAATTACGGCATGTGCGGCCGCGCCTATTCGCCCCGCTTCCTATGGATGTGGCCCAACGCGCGCATCTCGGTGATGGGCGGCGAGCAGGCAGCCACCGTGCTTGCCATGGTCAAACGCGAAGGCATCGAGCGCAAGGGTGGTGAATGGAGTGCCGAGGAGGAAGCCAAATTCAGGAAGCCGATCCTGATGAAATACGAGCATGAGGGCCACCCGCTCTATTCCTCGGCGAGGCTCTGGGACGACGGCATCATCGATCCGGCCAGAACCCGCGACGTGCTGGCGCTCAGCCTCTCCGCGGCGCTCAATGCCGGCATCGAGGACACGAAGTTCGGCGTGTTCAGGATGTGA